atttgaaaaatcatgaatatggaaaaccctcttctccaagtttattctactatacctaaaatctcggtgtcaatagattttgtatttattatatctaacttaataggttagaaaatattcaatTCCTCCCACTTAAAATGTGTGTACAAGTACTTGCCTTCGTATTTATCATTGGACATTCACAAAACATTCAGAAAAAACTCCCAAAAAGTacaatgtcaaaaccaaatcgtattgtttgatattatgttagtgttttCACCATACAgttatatctctaatacaccaataaaaaactattaatagaaaaaacagttttaacatttcTCTTAAACAATGAAAAAacttgaaattatataaaaccatattatGTAAAAAGGACAAACTTCgaattatattaactattatagaatatatgttatgtgttaaaaataaaaaataaacccgcgcggtcgcgcgggtcatgatctagttctttattgaaaactaaaactaaaagtGAATAAAATCATCCACCGACCGATGTTTATAatctcaagaaagaaaaaaaaaatcaaaagaaaaacattagaAAAACGTGGGGGTGACCGGTCTAGCCAGTAGTGCCAACTGTTTTCCCACGGTGAGAAAAGACCCACATGGTCTATCAAACAAGCCTATAAAATAACCGGAAAGCAAAACGTTCTTCATTAAGCCCTCTTCAAAAGTGTCTCCCAAACATTACCAAAACGAAACGTTCCCACTACTTTGTTCTGTTTGTTCAGAAACGGAGAAGCAGTTTGTGTTAGGATTCTTTAATTTGGTTTGAGATGAACAGATATTTTCTGGGCTCCAGCAACAAACAGTATAATCTGAATAACGTTGAAGAAGATCGTGTCGGAGAACGAGGTTTGTGTTTTTATCTCTCTACTTGTACGCTTGCGGGTACTAAAAGTTAGAAGATTAATTTACTCGTAGTCAATATAGCTGTGCAGTAAAGCAGGTCTATTATCGTCCAAAAGTTGTTTTTAGTATAACTAATTTAGatagtgataaaaaaaaaacttgattctaaattttttttgtaataaaatcattaataataatattttcatcaaATCATCCATGAAAATGAGAACTGGATTCAAAGATGATGAATTTGATGTCAATAAAATGGATCCTATAGGTTTCAGCAAGAAAGCAGCTAGACAGTGGGCCCCAGAGTCTGCGGCTGATTTTCTCTGCAGAAGCCAGTATGGCCATGCGTTTAAAAACGCGAATCCTCAGCTGACTATCTTCTATGCCGGAACTGTCAGCGTCTTTAGTGACATATCTCCCGATAAGGTATATAATCCATATTCGTACcatttacatttacatataaCGTGTATACTGATATAATAATGATCTGTGATTAGGCTAAAGCCATTATGTTATCTGCCGGGAATGGTTCCAAAGGAGAAACTGGAGAGAGCAGCTTGAAGAAACCGCTTCGAGAAACTGAAAGAGTATATGGAAAACAAATCCATAACGCTGCTACTGCTGCTGCATCATCAAGCTCTGCCTTTTACTGTGATAATTTCTCTAGGTGTGGAGACAGACCCGTTGGTGCGACTAATGCAATGAGTATGATCGAATCATTCAACTTAGGTTCTAGCAATATGATGCCTTCAGGTATgccaatgaaaaaaaaacaattatatttaaggCTTTTACTCAGCAAACCATATCTCCTAATACAACAATTGCTTATCTTTTTCAGTTCCTCAAGCTCGTAAAGCATCGTTGGCTCGATTCCTGGAGAAACGCAGAGAGAGGTTTGTTTCATGTTTCGTTATAGAGTTACTTGatttaattagaaaaatataatctaaAAGAGTTGTTGTTGCAGGCTCATGAATGCAATGCCATACAAGAAGATGCTTCTTGATTTGTCGACGGAAGAATCATGTGGAATGAATTACTTTTCTGCTTCTCATACCTAAATTAAACCACCgtcttcttatttcttcttcGCTTTTTAATCTATTTGAGGTTTCTTACGATGGTTATTTGTAATGTAACCATTCATTagatgattattattattattactgtTAGCTACCAATTATTATGTTATTACTAGCAGGAGAAGCGTTAGGCGTCTCTCTATTTGAGCACTGTTCTAGTTAGGGATGGACACATACAAGTAATTTgctttatattactatttatctTGTATCCAACTTCAATTTTTCAAGTATTCTTTGCTGTATAATTGGGTATCAAATAGTAGAGCTTAGATAATTTCAAGTCAGAAACAAGTATGAAAAAGTTAGCTAGCTATTTTGATATTAATCgttatttctttttctacttaaaacaaaatattgataaattatgttatttatattgtgATTGAAAAATGATGATTGGATCGTAAGAACAGAAGTCGTCCATACCTAAAAAGTATTTTTCTTATTGAAAGAACTACacaatattttcatattgaGAGGttcatgtttttaattatttttcttcctTTATAGTAGGCAAAAATATTTCGTTAAaataaatctaatatttttttctaatagagtaaacaaaacaaaaaaaattgacgGGACAAGACACATATGTCTCCCAGCACCAGCAGTGTTAGAGGCTATAATGTGTGAACGGAATCCACCAGAGAAATTTTGGGTAAGGGCTAAGAAGGAAACAAAGAGTTTTCTTTTGTCACTAGGAACAGAAAGTTTAACATGGAAAAAATCATCAC
The sequence above is drawn from the Raphanus sativus cultivar WK10039 chromosome 7, ASM80110v3, whole genome shotgun sequence genome and encodes:
- the LOC108817200 gene encoding protein TIFY 7 — translated: MNRYFLGSSNKQYNLNNVEEDRVGERGFSKKAARQWAPESAADFLCRSQYGHAFKNANPQLTIFYAGTVSVFSDISPDKAKAIMLSAGNGSKGETGESSLKKPLRETERVYGKQIHNAATAAASSSSAFYCDNFSRCGDRPVGATNAMSMIESFNLGSSNMMPSVPQARKASLARFLEKRRERLMNAMPYKKMLLDLSTEESCGMNYFSASHT